The Helianthus annuus cultivar XRQ/B chromosome 11, HanXRQr2.0-SUNRISE, whole genome shotgun sequence region CTATCGAAATTGACGGATAATTCTTTGAGTTTAAGGGTGTTCAAGGTGATTTTTAGGGTTTCAATTAGTATCTTTGTATAATTTAGGGTTCGATTTCGTATGATTTCATATTTTACCATGTGTTTAGTGGAATACCTAATTTTGTTATGGCAGAGAAGAAAGATGAGAAGCATCTGGTGCCTGATCTAGGTTATTTAACCAGTATCTACTCTACGATAGGTTTGCTCTTAACTTGCATCCAAATTGTTGTTTTCTTGGTGTAATCGTGTTGTGTTATGGTGATGAATAATTCTTGGGTTTTGATAATAGATTATTGTGTTTCTTATAGGGATAGAGAAATGTTTTATTACTTGAAAGGGCGGTAGATTGATTATGGTGAAGAACACAAGGCTTGTGGGCATTCTCAGTTTGAAAGGATACATGAACAAGGTCAGCTAAAAAGTAATCTTTCACTTATTTTTTCTGAATAATTCAATAAACGATTGATACCCTTTGGTGAATTGAAAATCATTAGTTAAGCAATTTATAAGATTAAAAGCACCCAAAAAATAAACTCTCACTAGACAATTTATTTCTTTCATGGTGTGATTAGTTGGTGGAGATTGCTCCGATACTGCGTGTGGCTAATGAAATTGAGCCTAGCAACCCTAGGGTTGCTTATCCCTGTAAGTTTTTTTTTAGGCGTAATTGTGTTAAATGAGTGTTGTTTCCATGTAGATAGTTATTGTAGGTTTCTGCCAAAGTGCCAATCCATTCGACATGCATTATTTATCTCTGGTTGAAAGGAAAGTTGCTGATTATTTTGCAAAATCATGTAATTGAGGTTTATGTTTTTGTATGGTTATTGATTTTTTTTCACAAACTTGCTGATTATTTTGCAACAATGTGATTTCTTTATTTAGTGCGGTGGATCTAAATGGAGGTTTGAGTGTATGAAATTGATTGACCGGAAACGCATATTGAAGCCTTATGAAAGGGTGTTTTGGAGATCACGTTTTTTTCAGGTTCTTTTTGAAAAGTAAGAATGTAGTGGAAAGATCTATAAAATGTTTCTCATGGTTGTAAAATGTTTGATTTTCAACCTTAATTGTTCTTATCTTACCGGTTTTGTTTTGTAATGTGAATTGTAAGATGGAAAGGTGTTAGATGCACTGCAACTGTTTGATGAAAAGTCTGAGAGAAATTTCAATTTTTTGGGACAACTGTTAATTCTTCATTGTCTGGTAATTTTTTCAGATGAATGTGTTTAATTTGAGACAAGAATTTTTCTGCTCATCGGTATTTTCGTTGTTCGGCATATCGGTAATTGGCTCCAGATCTGATTATTATTACTATTGTTATAACTGAGACAAGAATTTTTCCATCACCAGTGCTGTTTGGTTGTAAAACCCTAATGGATCCTTCTCTGCTGCTTGAATCATCTAGGAACCACACCATCCAATCCAAACTGAAGGTATTCAATCTTCTATCAGTATTTCTTAATCGAGATTTGTTATTTTATTATCTTTGGTTTTTACCCAATTATATTATCCTTTTTCACTCTCAGAACCCTAAATCTCAATGGCAGCAACTAACCAACAAGTATGTTTCTTCTCAAATTTTGTTGTTGTAACCCGATAATCGTTGGATTATTCCGCTTGAATGTATGTCTAATCTCTGCATCGATTCTATCGCCAGATTATTCAATTTCTTTGTTGTATCAGTAATGTAAGATGTATTTCATTACTTACTTTTACTTTCGCACaacattattttgttttatttcgaTTTTATCTGGTTAAGGTTTCAAATTCCTTTTAATTGATGTGTAAGCCCTTTGAAGTGCTTTAATTCCTTTGAAATCATTAATGAATTTACTAACAAATCTTCATTGTGAAGGGCGTTAGTGAGATGTACAATTTATCTGCAGCTGAAAAAGAATACCCAAATTGTAAAATTGTCCCTTGTGAGCAGTTTGAAATTGCATTTCAAGTGAGACCCATTTTTTATTCACTATCACTGATCATTCTGACATTCAATCACTTATATTTGTGAACATTGgtatcattttttttattaaatcgtAGGTTCCCatcaaaaatatttttattattattgcaAATTAATATTGATTCATGTGGGTATTATATGCATATGTTTATCTGATGGTTCGGGTTACGGGTGTAGTATTAATTCATGCTATTGTTTGTATGATGACTTTGATTAGTTGCTCTGATGATTATCTTGCTTGCGTATGATGAAAATAGCCCTTACATGATATGAAACGATGTAGACACCGCTAGACATTGGATCTTTAAGTCACGTGCACGTTAAGGGCCTTAAAAGAATCGAAATTAAAGTAAGACTTAGAAAAGAAAATAAAGAATTAAAGAAAATAGAACGAACATGATTGAGAGGTTATCTGCATGTTTGTTTAGCtcatttaacattttgttttAATAATCTTACCATAGTGTGTGCTGAGTTAGTTCGTGGGGACtggggacaaagaaaagaaattgaGAGTCAATCGACCAGTTAGAATACCAACTTAAGTTCTTAATCGTGATTTTAATAATAACATAATTCATATTTTCTACATTAATTCATCTAAATTTTGATGATGTCAAATAATGCACGTGATGTAGCTATATAGAGTAATGTTTTCAAGATGTCTGTCATCACATTAGAATTAAATTGTAGATTTATAACATTAACATGTATTTTTGAGATGATGGATGACTTCTCTAAAATTCGTTTCAATAAAGTATATCCTAAATATCTTTTCgcattgtttttttaatattacaACCAGTGTTTTAAAAACTGGACCTGGATAACTTAATTAACAAGAAACATATCTATCTATCACAGGAGTTAACATACTTAAAAGAGCTTAATAGTTGTTTGGTGTTGCtacttttgaaaacattttgtaATTTCCTTCGAATTTAGTATGCTTAGATACTGTTTAATATATTCGCTAAACTTGTAACCTTTGTATTTAGTCATTTTATGTTTTAGGGAATAGCATTGAGAGGGCTTTGTATAACTGACAAAGAAGACGCTATTCAACACTACACAATTGACAGTCATGTAATTGGAAGAAGTGAAGATGAAGGAATGAGAACACTTCAGGTATAGAATTATCACTTTACCCCTTCATCTATAGGTGTCAATTTGGACCCGCTTGCTTAAAAACATGTTCATTTGGGTTAGGTCTTCTATCCGAGAAGCTGCTGGATAAAGCTTTACTTAGACTTGATTAAAAATGAAACAGGTCAAACATGACTGGAAGAGTTTTTCAACTCCTCACTATTATCAATTTATCCATTATTATTTACCCATTTGAATCTCTGTATTATCAGTTTCATTTGACaaaaatagcaaaaaaaaaaaaaaaaaaaaattgggatatTGACATATTGTAAATGAATCTATGTACTTATCAGCTTCAGTAAATGATAGGTAAATACATAAATTATTTTCTTCCTACTTACTTTTCTGGCCACCCAATATGTATGCAGACGCAGAATGATGAGAATGTCCTTACATTTTACGAGAAAGCAACAATCTTAACCTTTAACATGTTCACCTCATGAAAGGTTTATTTGCATTTTTGTAATGTTTAAGAGCATTTTTGTTGTTCAAATTGTTTTTAGTAAGATTTTGTATAACTTGAAACTAGATACAAACTTGAGTGACCTATTCAAGTAGTTACGATATATGGGTAGcctaaatgaaaaaaaaaaaaactgaatacTTGGGTGGTCTAAATGAAAAAAAGTTGAATATTTGTGTGGCCTCTACATACATTATCCGCATAGTTAATTCTAAGCAATATGTGCATGTCTTTTTTGCAGAGCCTACACGATACAGTTTCTTAGTTCACAAGTATGGATTATGTTTCAAAGCAACTTTCACGTACTAAAGATGTTAGTCAAATTTTTAAGGTAACTGTGGAGGTCCTTTTTGTCAATTTCGGTTTCTAacacttttattattatttttttataggCAATTGGTTTGTTAATTGGAATGGAAGATCTGCCACTAGAAAAGCAATCCGAGTATTTGTCATCTGTATTGACTCCTCTTTGTCAACGGGTTAAAGTTTTACTTTTTCTTATgatatataaaaaatttatattatgCAATAATGATGTATAAGTGGATTTTCATTTGAACTATATAATCATAATGCAAGTGTGGTGTAATGAGTTAAGTTGAGATAATGATTGCGAGCTACAATTCAAAACTCAGAAGATTCACTATCAAAAAATTCCAATATTCAACAAATTTTTATGGCCATTAATGCACATGAGACATGTGTAATCTTCCTATTTTAATTATATTAAGAAGAatatattactattattataataacaaaacactatttattacgttttgtttataatatatgtataatataattTTAATACCGGTTGataccaagcttatcccaacctataataaaaaaaataattaaagttatgaaaaatatattACTATTGTTATAATAATAAAACACTATTCATTACGTTTTGTTTTTAATACATGTATAATTATGTTGCTCTCAAAGTTTAGATTATGTGTAGGCTAGGCTTAAACCTGGTGGATTTTTGGTTTTGAAAGACAACCTTGCAAGATCTGGTATTGGGACAGGTGTAATCTTTCTattttaattatattattttttgtGTTAGATTATACAATAAAGTTCAATGTTTTTGTGTTATACCTTAGTGTTACATTGTGATACTTATACCTATTGTTTCTAAATAGTGCACATGAGACTGTTTTGTTAGATTGCAGTAGTTCTGACATATGCATTTATGTGCATGCTAGGCTTGGATTTTTCGTTTTGAAATAAAACCTTGCAAGATCTGGTACTGGGACATGTGTTGCTTTGCCTCTTTCTAATTCTCTCACCATCACGGTTCTACCATTCTGTTTCTCATTGCGTCGCACTTTCAGATTAGATTCCACATGGCGATTCAATTCCGACaattctgaagaagaagaagaagaataagaagaAAGTTTGATTATTGCAAAAGGGTGCTTCAAAGGGTTTGTTTGTGAAGACCACAAAAAGAACGAGCAACCAAGATTCATGTAAGGACTTAATGATTCTGCATTCTACAATTGTATAGTTTGTTTGTAATTTTAAAACGATTGGAAATCAAGATTTTTCAAATACTGTCTCACCGAAGCGACTATGGAGATGGCACATCCGTGATGGTCGATAGAGTTTCAAGCCCCTACCACTTCTGCTTTAATACCTCCATGTTAGAAACAACAACTCTCCATTCATTTGGTATGTATTAATTATAAATACACTCTTTTGGTAAGCGAAGTTTGAACGAGAGAGAATATACTCTTTTGGATAGATAATTGTTTAGATGGAAGAGCAACTTTATAACTCTAATTATAGCCAACACATTAATCTGTCATACATTTTGTATCATTTTAAGTATGTATTAATCAtaaataataagtatattaataACTTTCTccagcccgggaagcaatcccagGTGTTGGCGGCGCTATGCCCTATTGTGGGAAAGGAACGGAACAAATAAAAACTATGTTTTGAGtgaagttgaaaaattcttaGCTAGAAACAACTCATCACTCAAAAGATTTGAGACAATGCCGTACCCAGATAATGCGTCTATGTCTGATTCAGacaatcgtttgattaacgaGGAGCGTATCTACGACAAAACCAATCTTGAAATTGAATTTAATAATCAACTTAATTTGCTAACTGATGAGCAACGATCAGTTTTCcaacaaataatcaacacaaTTGAGGGTAACAAAGGTGGGGGGTTTTTTGTGTACGGCTATGGTGGGACCGGGAAGACCTTCTTATGGAAGACATTATCTGCGGCAATCAGATCAAAAGGTCAAATTGTATTAAACGTTGCTTCCAGTGGGATCGCGTCGTTGTTATTGTCTGTGGCAGGACCGCGCATTCCAGGTTTCGTATTCCATTGAATCTTATAGAGGATTCAGTTTGTAATATAAAACCTGATGGAGATGTAGCTAGACTACTACACGAAACAAACTTGATTATATGGGATGAAGCGCCTATGGTCCATAAGCATGCATTCGAAGCGTTGGATAGAACAATGAACGACATTTTCAATATCGACACTTCCAACAGATCAAATATCCGCTTTGGAGGAAAGGTTATTGTTTTTGGAGGCGATTTTAGACAGATCCTTCCTGTTGTTCCAAATGGTGGAAGACAAGAGATTGTCAATGCCTCATTAAGTTCGTCTTATCTGTGGGATACATGTAAGTTGCTGAGACTAACAAAAAACATGAGGTTAACAGTTGGAAGTTCAGCATCGGACGCTGAAGAAATAAAACAATTTGCAAAATGGCTTTTGGATATAGGTGAGGGAAATGTTGGTggtccaaatgatggagaagcaTCAATTGAAATACCAAGCGATCTTCTGATCACTGATACATCGGACCCCATTTCAACTTTAATTGATTTTGTGTATCCTTCAATTCTTGAAAACTTCAACAATCAAAATTATTTCAGTGAGAGGGCTATACTTGCACCTAAGAACGAGGTTGTGCATGAAATTAATGATCGGTTGTTGTCACTATTCCCAGGCGAAGAACGAGAATATCTTAGTTCAGACAGTCTTTGTCAGTCTGAAAATCCAAACGCTACACAACAAAAACTATACTCTCCTGATGTGCTTAACGGTCTTAAAGTATCCGGCTTACCTAATCATAGGCTAGCACTAAAAGTAGGCGTGCCGGTGATGCTCTTACGTAACATTGACCAACAAAATGGTCTTTGCAATGGTACACGAATACAGGCCAAAAAAATGTATAACCGTGTAATAGAAGCCGAGATAATATCCGGAGGGAACATAGGCACTCGCACTTATATACCAAGGATTAGTTTGATACCTTCTGATAAAAAAATTCCTTTTGAGTTTCAAAGGAGACAATTTCCGTTGGCTGTTTGTTTCGCAATGACTATTAACAAGAGTCAGGGACAATCACTGTCTAGAGTTGGTCTGTATTTGAAATAGCCAGTTTTCACCATGGTCAGCTGTATGTTGCTTTATCGAGAGTTAAAACCAGAAAAGGAGTTAAACTTCTGATTTTGGACAATGACGGCAAACCTACTAATAAAACGACAAATGTAGTTTACAAAGAAGTATTTCGTGACTTGTGATCTCCATGTACTCATTCATCGTTCGATCATTCATTCCATGTAACTGTTCTCTAAAATGATCCATAACATTTTTTAAGTCATTTaatgtttattttttgttgttttttaatcAATTTTGTTAACGTAATACAAAACATGTATACTCATACACACACTTAAATATTAACCTAAAATTCTACATAAATAAACAGTACGTTCACTTATAATTCGCTATCCATTATCTTCCATAAACACAATATTACACAAATTTGCAGCATCATGTATCTCGAGATATTACAGTATTTGTCTCATTGTAGTTTACTAATTTATTATTACTTCAACGGTTATTTAATTCAAACGATTACTTCAATAAATTAAACTTATTCATTTGTGTT contains the following coding sequences:
- the LOC110883700 gene encoding uncharacterized protein LOC110883700 isoform X2, coding for MVKNTRLVGILSLKGYMNKLVEIAPILRVANEIEPSNPRVAYPLLFGCKTLMDPSLLLESSRNHTIQSKLKNPKSQWQQLTNKLFNFFVVSVMALVRCTIYLQLKKNTQIVKLSLVSSLKLHFKE
- the LOC110883700 gene encoding uncharacterized protein LOC110883700 isoform X1 — its product is MVKNTRLVGILSLKGYMNKLVEIAPILRVANEIEPSNPRVAYPLLFGCKTLMDPSLLLESSRNHTIQSKLKNPKSQWQQLTNKLFNFFVVSVMALVRCTIYLQLKKNTQIVKLSLVSSLKLHFNHFMF
- the LOC118484229 gene encoding LOW QUALITY PROTEIN: uncharacterized protein LOC118484229 (The sequence of the model RefSeq protein was modified relative to this genomic sequence to represent the inferred CDS: inserted 1 base in 1 codon; substituted 1 base at 1 genomic stop codon): MVHKHAFEALDRTMNDIFNIDTSNRSNIRFGGKVIVFGGDFRQILPVVPNGGRQEIVNASLSSSYLWDTCKLLRLTKNMRLTVGSSASDAEEIKQFAKWLLDIGEGNVGGPNDGEASIEIPSDLLITDTSDPISTLIDFVYPSILENFNNQNYFSERAILAPKNEVVHEINDRLLSLFPGEEREYLSSDSLCQSENPNATQQKLYSPDVLNGLKVSGLPNHRLALKVGVPVMLLRNIDQQNGLCNGTRIQAKKMYNRVIEAEIISGGNIGTRTYIPRISLIPSDKKIPFEFQRRQFPLAVCFAMTINKSQGQSLSRVGLYLKXPVFXHGQLYVALSRVKTRKGVKLLILDNDGKPTNKTTNVVYKEVFRDL